Genomic DNA from Chlorocebus sabaeus isolate Y175 chromosome 6, mChlSab1.0.hap1, whole genome shotgun sequence:
AATCTCCATTCCTCCTGGGAGAAGTAGACAGCCACGTCCTCAAAGGTCACATAGCCCTGCTAAGATGGAGAGAGTTGAGTTTATCTGTGGCCTCCTTACTGGGGAATTTAGGCATCGCCCTAAACATCCACCCCTGCTCACCCTCTTCCTCAATCCCCATCGCAGAGGAGAGACCCTGCCCCAGAACCACTGATGCCCACTCTCTCCTCATGTTCCCACTGAGCAAGCACAGGCAGGTAGGCAGATATAGTCCATTTCAGCTCTGAGTATGGTATGCAGAGTCCTACTCTTCTCTTGTCAGACAACTGACCTTGGATTCCAAGATTGTTTACCAAATACAATCAAATTTGTGTCAGTGTTCTCCCTGAAGCCCCCAATACAAGGTCCTAGGCACACCTGTTTACACTCACTAGAATGTGCACATACTCTGTACCACATTCAGTGCCCCCTACACCACCTTATGTGCCTCCCCTAGTGTCACCATATTCTAGTCTACACATGGCATCCAGAGGGCACTTACCAAATGCAATCAGAACTCCATGCTATCCCAGACCTCCAATGGCACTGACTGCCAGGGGCAGCCCTCAGTCCCACTTTGAAGGCCTCCCTACCCggttctttttcttgctttatctTCAGCTACTTGGAACTGCACGCATATCTGGGCATCTCAGCTCGGCTCCTTATTCAACCACTTCAGGTCTGCCTTATACCTGCTGATGCTTCCGCCAGACATAATGGATATCTAAGGTTGCCTAAGCATTCCCAGTTCAACCTTACCTACAGGTATTTTCTAATGTTGATCACTAAACCTTCTAAACCTCCTGTCATTGGTTGCCAGAAATGAGAACCTCTCCATATAATATATaacttgggctgggcatggtggctcacgcttgtaatccctgcactttgggaggctgaggcaggtggatcacctgaggtcgagaggttgagaccagcctaaccaatgtggagaaacctgtctctaccaaaaatacaaaattagcctgtgtggcgatgcatgcctgtaatcccagctactcaggaggctcagacagaagaatggcttgaacccggaagccagaggttgcagtgagccgagatcgtgcctttgcactccagcctgggcaacaagagcaaaactctgtctcaaaagaaaataataataataatatggtcTGGACTCAGGGCCCTAACTTTGTGTGTCTATCTTCCAGGGAACTCAATTGGAAGGATAGGGAGAATAGCAAGCCTCAAGACACCATAATTCTGAAGACCATGTAGGTAGGAGTTGAGCAGGGTGAGGACCTGAGACATCCTTCACTTACCTCCTCATGGTATGTAAGTAACCCTGCAGTCACAAGAACCTACGGAAAATCAAGGCAATGAGAACCAGATAGTGATGTTGCCAAAGGATCATCCAAGCCCCCTCATCTAGCCTGAAGTCAGGTGTGCCTGAGTATCTACAATCTGGGCTTTGGTTCTTAGTGATGCCTCTTACCTGTTGTGTGCCCTTGCAAAAATGCTCAGCTTCCCTGTGCCTTGGTGTTGCCATCTGCAACATGGCAATAATAATGGTATTCACTCAATAGGACTATTGTTTGTATCAAACTCATTCTTATGTGTCTAGGACTAAGTACAACTCCTACTGTACACATAATTAATGCTTCTGTAAACATTTTCAGTGCAAATAAACTGGTAGGTTTTGAAAATATGGGTTtctggctaggcgcagtggctcaagcctgtaatcccaacactttgggaggtcgaggtgggtgtatcacctaagatcaggagtttgagaccagcctggctaacatggtgaaacctcgtctctactaaaaacataaaaattagctgggtgtggtggtacatgcctgtaatcccagctactcaggaggcagaggcaggggactctcttgaacctggcaggcagaggttgcagtgagcagagactgcaccattgcagtttagcctgggcaacaaaagcgaaactctgtctcaaaaaaagaaaagaaaagaaaagaaaagatgggtTTCTTAAACttacttttaaattaagaatGTGATACTTAGGGTGTTTTAATCAAATACTTTCCAGTATATTAAGTTTATAATCAATTATGAAGTGCTTACATCAGTTTAACTTAATAAATCCGTGTAGTTTTATTTGCCCCTGTGTGTATATGAACTATGATCAATTAGCGCTTAAATAAGTACGTACCTCCTAAATTCACAAATTAATAAACTGGGACCTGGGTCTGAGAAACCTGAGCGGACACCATTCCTTTTGGCAACCTGGCTGCCTGCTATATACTCCCCTGAAGGCAATCCTGCTGACAGCCCTTCTACTGGAGCAGTTGATCATCCCTCCTGTGCTGATGGCTAGGGAAACTTAGGCACCAAAGGGGCTGCTCCACCAGCCTGGCtgaccttttcttttctccacatggACTGGACATGAGGAACTGCTGAGCCTAGAGTGGCAAACCTATATACTACCCAACACTGCAGTCTCCATCCAGTCCTGGGTCTTCATACTCTATAACCCTCCATTCCTGCAGGCACCAGACAGAACCACTTGGGACAGCAAAACTCCATGCTATAGAGGCTGCCCCGTCCTACAGGgccatctctcccttctctcacctTAGGGCCCATCTGAAAGGAAACCTTAAGATTCTCCCTCCTAAATAGGAGTCCTACGCCTTACCCTAGTCCAGGCCTCTACCCACCACCTCTTGGATATCTCCAGCCCAGATCCCTCCCCAAACCTCCAGATGTGAGTGAGCAAGCTGCCCATGTGGACGCGACACCTCCATTCTGGGTCATCTCAGAATCACCAGGCCCAAAACCTACTCCCTGCACAGCCTTCCCCATCTCCATCCTTCCTGATATTCAggaaccaacaaacaaaaacacaaataaaaatccagaatgGCTCTTCATTCCCTACTTTCTTTCATAGTCACATGTGATGCAGCAGGAATTCCTGTCTGTTCAGTTTTTGAAATCCATCCAAGATCTGATCACTTCCCCTCCTCTGTGGCCCAGTTCCAGTAGACTCTCCACCAGTCTACTGAATTTACCTACTCACAGGTCTGTCTTAAGCcgcctcacccccaccccactgtgTTTTGCCTTGAGGGGACTTTGGCAAACTTTGAGATACAGATCGTGTCACTCTTCTGTCTCTAGCCCTCCGCGGCCACTGTGGTGCCCTCAGGATGAAGGGGCAGCTGCTCGGGCTGTCGCGCCACACGCGACTGGTCCCTTCCCAAGCTGCCTACTACAGACACCCGGAGGCCTCAGGTTCGGGACTCGCTGAGTGCGCCTCACATGTCTGCGAGCCGGACCCCTTGCCCTCCATTCCCACCCCATCACACTGCGTGTCAGAAACGGGACCCCGCCCACGAACGCCCCACAGTTCTGCACCCGGGGACCTGAGCAGGCGGCCCTCACAGGGCTTTAGGATTCCAGGGAGGCCGGGAGGACGCGGCGCTCACCTGAGTCGGGTCCCTCAGCGCAGCCGCCGCCATCCGAGCCTGTGGGTAGAGCGGGTAGGGCGACCCTGGGCGCCGCCACCGAGCCTCAGACCCGCCTCTGAGCGGCGAGAACAGAGCACGTCGCCACCGCCCCTTCCGGCGCTGGTCGCCTCAACCCACCACCAGCTTTCCGCGCGCTCAGTTCACCTGAGAGTCGCGAACGTGAACGCCAAAGAGGGACGCCGGAAATCCCGCCCATTGCGCGTCGCACGCTCGAGCAGGCCTCTTTTTATTGGCCAAGGATCTCCGCCTCCCGGCGTGGCGCCTTTTGGACAATGTAGTTCCCATGGCTCCACACTTGGAGGTAGTGGGCATAAATTCGGAGATGGAGATTGGAGATGACAGATaatgatggagatggagatgatgatggagatggagatggagatggaggtaACGGAATAGGAGATGGAGGAGAAATTAGGGTTGAGAACTTCTCTCGGACTCATCCTGAAGCTGCTGTTATTGGAGATGGGCCTGGATTTCAGTTACCTGCAACTGATACTCcaatctttccttcttttgaagGACTTTCAGAGGATCTTCAGAGCCACAATAAAGAGGTTTCTCTGGGCAGAGCCACGTATACATGCCCAAATTTCCCTTGACAAAGGGACACCCAATATTAAAACTAATGGTGGCGAAGCAATGCCTGATATATGATAATAAGAAAAGGCTCTGAATTCTGGAGGTAGGTGATGACAGAGTAGGGGAGCCCAAGGATTTACTTTCATCCTTCACCCCATGCGCATTTGTGCTCTTTCCTTCCTCAAGGACCCAACATTGGTGTACAGGCACAACAATAGGTGGCAAACCCATAAACCAACTCCCCCTCAATTTCTCTCCTTCATCCCTTTCTGCTCCATGTTCCCACTGCTCTTCCATTTCCAAATATAAAGCCAATTCCTCACAGGTAGGTAGAATGCTAGACTATTGTTTACAACACACAactattgattaaaaaaattatgtcaacCCTTAATTATGTGTTGTCCCACTACATCCATTCCCACTGAAtctagttaaaaattattttctgtgtaaatgtatttccattacatttattgtttttggtTTCAAATAGTTTTATATCACACTTTCATAAAAGACATTGTGTTGTGTATAGAAATCTAGTTTGGTGGTTACTTCTTCTTTACAGAAAGTGTTCTTGTTGCCCTTTTCATTGCCATATGGCATTTGATGAATTCTGTCTTTTCAGATACttgtaaaacacttaaaatattgaATACATCTCTGTATATGGAGTATGACATACTATCTTGAACAAGAGTATTACTTGTTGGGTCTTACACAATCACTGCTGTATAAGTAGGAGAAATATTCCCTTTGGTAACCAGAGACAGAAGCATTATTCACTTACTTCAAGGCCACCTAACATCCCCACTCCATGTTCCACATGGTGATGGTGTCtgagtcttttctttcttgtgcCTGACAGAAAATGCTGAGGCTCGCCAAACTAACTCTGGAGCTTCAGGCTACAAGCATTTGCAAACAATATTTGTTAACTTCCAGCTATAGAAATCTGGGTGACATTGGTGTATGGTgtgtccattttattttttgatgagcATTCTCTGCGTAAGGAAGCCTGAAATCATGTCTCTAAACATTTCTTTGATGTCACAGACTACGTTCGCCAGAAATACAGATATGGCTCCTTCAAGAGGATGCTAAGCTCCGTCTGGTCCTTGGAGACGAGGGACACCATTTCCAGGCTCCCCTGGCGGTCTTTTCTAGGCTTTTGACCTGGAAGTGACGCGAGACGCCGCTTACTAGTATTGGTGCCGTGGGAACTACATTACCCAGAAAACGTGGCGGCTCTGGGCCAATGAAAGCCCAGGAAATAGGCGTTTCCGTTGGTGAGGACAACGTCAGGGCGGGACTTCCTCTACTATCCTCGGGTGgacattttgtttgcttttccattaATCCACTGGTTTAGTCTCCGGAACGCAATGTCAGACCTGAGGTGACAGAAAAGGGAAAACGTGAGAGAGTGTCTTCTTCCCTGAAGAGGGGTGGGCCTGAGGCTCGACAGTGGCGCTGCCCGAGTGACCTAACCGCTGGACTGGGCCCTGGACGGCTGATCCCAGGTTCCTGCGCTTGTCGCCACCCTTCCGTAGTCCACAGGCCTGATGGCGGCAGCTGAGCCGATGGTCCCGGCACAGGTGGGTGCTGCGTCTGCAAGTGTGCGCGCTGACCCCCATCTCTGAATCCTAAAGCTTCGAATGAATCGCTCCTCGGGTTACTGCAGCTCAGGCCCCTGAATCTAGAACAGTGGGGGCGCTCGTGCTTGGGACCCATTTTGACAGCAGGAGTTGAAGGACGTTCCAGGCAGAGAGACCAGTGTATGCAAAGAGTCAGAGATGGTTCACAGCTGGAGCATTGGGGAAAACTGGGCCTTTGGTGTCTGAAAGGATCAGAGTGCTTTATAAGTGATCGCACCTGGAATATCATCCTGAGCAGCTGGGTCTGTATTCTGAGGGTGATGGGAGCCATGGAAGGTTCTGAACAGAGGAGAGCCAGAATTCGAGGGTTTAAAAAGTATTCCATAGACTGCTCATGGAGGGCAGACTCTTGTTGGCCATGGGGGCAGATAAAGAGCACTGTTCCGAGGTAACACAGTTAAGAGGCATCCTTGAAGACGGAGGCACAGAGGGCAGACATTCAACTCCCAGGCACATTGTAACAGGGTAGGAATATGGGATGGGGTTGAGCCATTGGGGTTCCCTCAAGATTACTTGGCTCTCACAGTCTCCCTCTTCCCCACAGGTTCCCATGAACTCAGAAGTAATTATGGACCCTATACAGGTGAGGGGAGAATGTCCATGCTCTCACCGATCCCACCCCCACCCAACACGCTGTCCAGCATTGTGGTGTTATATAGAACACTCTCCTGCTACTCTCCAGTTTCTTGGGTCTGAGGACTCTGGAGAAGCCCTAAGCCCAGGGTCCTGACTCCAGGCCAGGGGTTTTATGGAGGGGTTTCCATTTCTGCCAACCATTGGAATAAGGTTGGAAGGTTGTTCCAGGCACAGGAACCAGCCTGTGCAAATACTTAGAGGTGAGACTGAGATGGGAGTTTTCAAGAAATTGCAGGTCTCTGTCATGTCTGATGGGAACCAAGAGCAAGGGGGCGGGAATCATCCTGAAATGGCTTAGAGATGATTAATTATGTAGATTGAGAGTTAAAAGAGAATATTCATTTCACAGTGGTAGTGCATTTAGTGAGCCAGGAAAATGATGGTGGAGAGCCAGAGTTGTGAGATAACTGTGATCCAAAGAGTGATGTACATATGGAAAGAAGTGTAGACTGATGACCTCTGGGCTTAAAGGAGAAAGGCAAGCCCATCTTTGGTTGTCTGGTAAGCATGATGTTAGTGACCCCAGAGGAATTTGCTTACAGAAGGGTGAGGCCCTGTATGCTAGGCACAGAGCCTAGAGGGTGACAACTTCTTCACCTGCCTGTGGTTGCTATGGGTAGACAGAGTGATCACTGGGACCATGAGGAGAGAGAAGACACCAATGACATCTGGTCCTGATATTTCTTGAGAAGTTAGGTAGGAGGGTATACAGGAGGGAGATGTGTGGGGGCATGGATGGGGGTTCTTGGGAGAGATGCTGCTCATGGACTTGGCTCTCCCAATTGTGGCAGGGGCAGGTGAACTTTGAGGACGTGTTCGTGTACTTCTCCCAGGAGGAGTGGGTGCTCCTTGATGAGGCTCAGAGGCTCCTGTACCGtgatgtgatgctggagaactTTGCACTTATGGCCTCTCTGGGTAAGGCCGTCACATCCACCCCAGTGACTTGGACTGGGCCCTGCCCTTCCCCTTTTTTTCAGGGCATCCTTGTCCTTCCTACATCAGAGCCATGGACACTGCCTCATTTCTTAGTTCCTGGAGTAGGTTCTGTGAGTGCTGGGCTTGGGCTGTGTGCACTCCTACCTCCTCCTTCTGAGCATTCCCAGCACTTGCTGTCTCAGAGCCTTGCAGGGATGGATTTAGGAGTTATGCACTGTATTGTCAGCCCAGTGGGTCATACCCATCTTGTCCTTTCCCTGTCTGAATTCCTCTGTCTGTATCCATGACACCTCTGTGCCTGGGACTCTGCACTCTTCCTTTAGCTGAGATTTCCTGTGGCCTGCCTATGCCAGGAATTGTAGGGACCATTATGGTCGCTACTTGCTAGGACCACTGTGCTATTCCTGCAAGACCCTACTCtgagattattttaataatgtttagttttctatttagGTTACCCAGACCAGTGCTGTTCTGTCTTTCCCTTAGGACATACATCTTTCATGTCCCACATAGTTGCCTCACTGGTGATGGGTAGTGAGCCCTGGGTACCTGACTGGGTGGACATGACCCTACCTGTTGCCACAGAGACTCCAGGTGGGAGTGGCCCTGGTGAGTGGGAACTGGGGAAAAGTGTGATGTCAGGGCTGGTTCATATTGTTCCATAGCCTCTTTGTGTCTACAGTTGTATTAGTGCTAAGGCCACTGGGCCGTACTTCATTTTTATCTACTTTCTGATTTATACACTTGCCTTTCATACTCTGGCCTTTGGCCTCTGGATGTTCCATACCTCTCCCTCCATGTCTCACCTGTTCCTCTCCATGCCTTGTTCTACAGTGCCTTCCAACATTGGCCTGTACTTAGTGTTTCATGAGATATGTAGCCCAAATAGTCCTTAAACACCAACTACTGAGTAGCAATTTGATTTTCTTTGGTGTGGACCATAACCTTCTGCACCACTCTCACCTGTCCCCAGCAGCCAAGAAAATCTGATTGTGAATGACTTTGAGATCTGCCTCATTTTCGTGCTGTACCCCACATCTTTGTCCTCTCCCAGTTGAGGCCTTCTCCATTCAATGACATTTAGATGCCAACTACTGTATAGTACACATTTGCTGAACTTGAGTTTGGACCCTTGTCCTAAAACAGTCATATGACCTTGGTCTTAGTTGCATTAGACACATATTTGTAATGAGGCTTCCTCTCTTCCACCTGTGTCAATTTGTACTTCACCAGCATTTCTCTGCTTTCAGGTTGTTGGCATGGAATGGAGGATGAAGAGATACCTTTTGAGCAGAGCTTTTCTATAGGAATGTCACAGATCAGGATTCCCAAGGGAGGTCCTTCTACTCAGAAGGCTTACCCCTGTGGGACATGTGGCCTGGACTTAAAAGACGTTTTGCACTTGGCTGAGCACAAGGAAACACACCCAGGGCAGAAACCAtacatgtgtgtgctgtgtgggaAACAGTTCTGGTTCAGTGCAAACCTTCACCAGCACCAGAAGCAGCACAGTGGAGAGAAACCCTTTAGAAGGGATAAGAGCAGGGCCTTTCTTGTGAACAACTGCACTGTCCAATCATCAGAGATGTCTTTTGTGACAGGGGAGGCTTGTAAGGACTTCCTAGCCAGCTCAAGCATTTTCCAGCACCATGCCCCTCACAGTGAGTGGAAGCCACACAGCAACACCAAGTGCGAGGAGGCCTCTCACTGTGGAAAAAGGCATTACAAATGCAGCGAATGTGGGAAAACCTTCAGCCGCAAAGACTCACTCGTTCAGCACCAGAGAGTCCACACTGGAGAAAGGCCTTATGAGTGTGGTGAATGTGGGAAAACCTTTAGCCGCAAACCCATACTTGCTCAGCACCAGAGAATCCACACTGGAGAAATGCCTTATGAGTGTGGCATATGTGGGAAAGTTTTTAATCATAGCTCTAACCTTATTGTACATCAAAGAGTACACACTGGAGCAAGGCCTTACAagtgcagtgaatgtgggaaagcctatAGCCACAAATCTACACTTGTTCAGCATGAGAGTATCCATACTGGAGAAAGGCCGTATgagtgcagtgaatgtggaaaaTACTTTGGTCACAAATACAGACTCATTAAACATTGGAGTGTTCATACTGGAGCAAGGCCTTATGAGTGCATCGCATGTGGGAAGTTCTTTAGCCAAAGCTCTGACCTTATTGCACATCAAAGAGTTCATAATGGTGAAAAGCCTTATGTGTGCAGTGAGTGTGGAAAAGCCTTTAGCCACAAACATGTACTTGTTCAGCATCatagaattcacactggagaaaggccaTATAagtgcagtgaatgtggaaaGGCCTTCAGGCAGAGGGCTTCCCTCATCCGCCACTGGAAAATTCACAGTGGAGAAAGGCCTTAGGATGGGAGATACATAATTCCATTTCGTTGTTCAACATAATAACTGACACCAGAGAGAAGCTCCAAGAGTAGCCTTTATGTGTAGCCAGCAGCCAGAAGTAGAACTTGATACACTCACTCACCCTGGGGAGGTTCTTCTGAGTGCCAGCTATATGGGAAGCCTTCTGGAGGTGTGCTGAATTTTCTAGACCCTTGCTGGAATGTTGTCAAGGCAGTTCCTCTGATAGAAGCCATCTGTCTTTGTGCTGGAAAAGTCCTGCTTTGTGCAAAAGTAACCCCAATGTGCTTCAAAAGACCTCTGTACTTCTCCCTTTCCTGGAGGGAATCATCAGTAGCCTGAGGCCATGAAGGATTCTCACTTTTTTCTGCCCCACAACTGGTTTAAGCATGAGCATGACCCAGTTTTAGCCAGAAAGATGGGAGCTTTGTTCTGACCACTGGCAGAGGTTTCCCTTCATGGATATAGTTGATCTCACATGGCACTTGCAATGGATTTTTCCAGCCTCCAAGACACCTAAACTGAAATTGGCTGCCTTTTATCTGGTTTTGCAACAAATGCCTTAATTTTTAGACTATCTTAAATCTTGGGGATTCTGTTTGCTTTGTGGGTTGGGTTGAGAACAGAATTGGGCTAAGCCAGTATGAAGGGATGAACAGCTTTTGTGAGAGCTCCAACTGTCTGTATCTCTGAGGTGATAGTAGAATGGCAAAGACTAGCTCTTATTCTAGTGTCAAGCTAAGTTACTTGACTGCTTAAGCTCTCCTAGGAAAGAATGCCAGTCTTTGCAGCCCTAATCTTTTGGTCTATAtgttaagatttttttgtgtAATTGAGGTCACCCTAAGCAGTGGGCATTTGTTGTAATAATCTCTAGTGCGTCTGGGAGCAACATGAATTAGGTCCCTTGTTCCCAGAGGATACTTCATACTcccaaggcttcttgaggagaatttGAACTCATGGGACATGCCAAGATCTCTGAAGTCTTTTTCAGTAAGCAGTTGATGCTGGCTGTCCTCCAGAAGGCCCAGGTAGGAATCATAGTTGGTGCAGAGACCCAGATTAATAAGGGATTGAGAAAACTGCAGCAAACTATAGGGAATATGACCCTTCTAAAGGTGCATTCACATGTGTTTCCATTACTTTGGCTCCATTATGAGGGTTTACAGAAATACTCCCATACCTGTGTCTCTTATGGCTAAGGTTACTGTCCAGAAGTCAGTGTAAACATTTTtgcaataaactgcacatatttatagTGTAccatttgataagttttgataCATGTTGGTACTTCTCAAACCAAAAGTTTCctgattccttttatattttctccctttccttcaccCATCCCCAGGCAACCATTGATCTTTTGTCACTGTAGATTGGTTTGTATTTCCTACAGAGATGCAGTAATTTAATATGTATTCTAATGTTTTTGGCTTCTTCAACTCTGAAATTATGGTTCATGGTGGTGTTCTGTGTTttatagttcattccttttcatttgtaCTTTGCTAAGAGTATTCCATTGTAGAGAAGTAGTTCCAAAGCAAGTGATGCAGGAGAGAGCTCACACAAGAACAAAGCCACAGTATCTGTCATTACCTTAAACTGAAAGTGATGAGCCATTATTTGTGCTATATTTCATAAGTAACCCTAGCTAATCCTGGTTAAAAGTGGAAGAGAACTACACAAAGGTGAAAATAGGGATTTGTGGGGCGTTTTCTTGGACTCTGGTGACCATAATcctatgtggtttttttttctttttctgttttagttgTTTAATGTGAATTacattgactaatttttttaaatgttaagctaatcttgcatttctggaataactcatttgatcatgatgtattagtCATTTAgtatattgttgaatttgatttgctattttgtgtttggtttttttgtaacAAGTTTTGCACCAATGTTCATGAGTGGTATTTCTCTCTAATCTTCTTTCCTGCttacttgcttgctttctttctaattttatatcTTGCCCAGgtttggctttggtatcagcaTAATGCCAGCTTTTTATAGAGTAAGTTGGGAAGTATTCCTGCTCTTCAATtctctggaagagtttgtgaataattggtattatttcttccttaaatgtttggtagaattcaccaagGAAGCTGTCTGGGTCTCGAGTTTGTTTTGTAGGAAAGTTTCTAACTACAAGTTTGACTTCCATGGTAGACAGAGGGCTGTACAAGTTATATAGACATCCGtctatctatgtgtgtgtgttgtctgtctgtctctctgggcCTGAAGTGTGTTTTGTAGGACAGCATCTAACTACAAGTTTGATTTCCATGGTAGATGGAGGGCTATACTAGTTATATAtacatctgtctgtctgtccatctgtctctccatccatccatctctagaGTGAGCTTTGATGGTTTGTATCTTTCACGGAGTTTGTCTGTTTCATTTAAGTActcaaatttttcaaaatattattttcatacttGTAGAATTTGTAGTGGTGCTACCTCTTCTATTCCTGATACTGGTAATGTCTGTATTTCTCTTTTAACCTTGATTGGTTCGGGtagagatttatcaattttacagttttattgatCTTCAAAGTACTTGGTAttattgaattttctgttttgtgatatattttttttttccattttgactTTTACTAATGCCTTCTGCTTTTAttggatttcatttcttttgctacTTTTTGACATGGAAGCTGAGGTCCTTCGTTTCAaacctttgtgtttttttcccctaatatGGGGGGAAAATGTTAATGTTAAAAATCTATCTAAGAACTGCTTTAATTACCTCCCCTCAAGCTTGatgtggtttcattttttttttggggggggggacaatgtctcgctctgtcacccaggttggagtgcagtggcgcaatcttggctcactgcaagctcctcctcccaggttcacgccattctcctgcctcagcctcccaagtagctgggactacaggcgcctaccaccatgcccggctaattttttgtatttttagtagagacgggatttcactgtgttagccagggtggtctcgatctcctgacctcgtgatccatctgccttggcctcccaaagtactgggattacaggcgtgagccattgtgcccggccaatGTGGTTTCATTTTAGTTGAGTTTAGGATGTTTTCCAGTTAAAAAAATTCTTGACACACGgctctttttaaatgtatgttaatttctaaatatttggggattttgcTTATCTTTCTGGTAATTTCTGCaataattccattgtggtcagagtaCATTAAGacttgaattatttatatttattgagatttgctttGTGACCCAGAATATGGGCTATCTTGGTATGAGTTACATGTTCACTTGAAATGTATACTGTATTCTCGTTTGATGAAGGGGTTCTACAAGTGTTGATCAGGTAAAAATGGTTGATAATgttatttaagttttttatatctttattgacattctgtggttttgttttggttctaGCAATTATTTTAAGAGGATTGTTGACATTTCTGAATATTAAATTGGATTTACTTCTCTGCAGTTCTGTCAgattttgcttcacatattttggtATCTTTTTATTAGGTgaataaatatttcctattttatgtCCACTTGATATTTTGACCACTTTATCATTGTGATCCTCTTAATCTCTGATAATATTCTTCCTCTAAAATCTCCCTTGTCTGATACTGTTAACATGGTTTAATTTTGATTGGACACTGAATTTTaggtactgatttttttttttttaatttctatagatattcttgattatttttttttctgttacatggTTAAGTTACTTGGCAACAATATGATCTTTTGGGGGGGTCTTGATTCTAAGCATTTCTGGATGAGACTATTGCAGCATACATTTTAAGACAAATTCCTCTCCCATTACTGAGACACAACCTTCCTATATTCTCTACCTAATGCTTATGAATTACGAGGTTTTTTACTCAAGCTGGTTGGAATGAGAACTATCATGTTTTCTGTATAAGCCTTGGGAATTGCTTCCCGTATAATCCTTTCatgtg
This window encodes:
- the ZNF772 gene encoding zinc finger protein 772 isoform X5, which translates into the protein MEDEEIPFEQSFSIGMSQIRIPKGGPSTQKAYPCGTCGLDLKDVLHLAEHKETHPGQKPYMCVLCGKQFWFSANLHQHQKQHSGEKPFRRDKSRAFLVNNCTVQSSEMSFVTGEACKDFLASSSIFQHHAPHSEWKPHSNTKCEEASHCGKRHYKCSECGKTFSRKDSLVQHQRVHTGERPYECGECGKTFSRKPILAQHQRIHTGEMPYECGICGKVFNHSSNLIVHQRVHTGARPYKCSECGKAYSHKSTLVQHESIHTGERPYECSECGKYFGHKYRLIKHWSVHTGARPYECIACGKFFSQSSDLIAHQRVHNGEKPYVCSECGKAFSHKHVLVQHHRIHTGERPYKCSECGKAFRQRASLIRHWKIHSGERP